One genomic segment of Bacteroides caccae includes these proteins:
- a CDS encoding 8-amino-7-oxononanoate synthase, whose translation MISDHINQELLTLKEKKNYRSLPPLIHDGRNVILNGQRMVNLSSNDYLGLANNISLRKEFLKTITPETFLPTSSSSRLLTGNFTDYQELEQQLAAMFGTESALIFNSGYHANTGILPAVSNAQTLILADKLVHASLIDGIRLSSAKCIRYRHNDLSQLQRLISENHNAYEQIIIVTESIFSMDGDEADLHALVQLKKSYSNILLYVDEAHAFGVRGDNGLGCAEEQNCINDIDFLVGTFGKAIASAGAYIACRQVIREYLINKMRTFIFTTALPPINIQWTSWILEQLPSLQEKRTHLLRISNKLKTALVDKGYNCPSVSHIVPMIVGASENTICKAEEIQRKGFYALPVRPPTVPEGTSRIRFSLTADITEHEIDQLIKLING comes from the coding sequence ATGATATCAGACCATATAAACCAAGAACTTCTTACTCTAAAGGAAAAGAAGAATTATCGCTCTCTCCCACCCCTCATCCACGACGGGCGGAATGTAATTCTGAACGGGCAACGGATGGTGAACCTGTCTTCCAATGATTATCTCGGACTGGCTAATAACATATCGCTGAGAAAGGAATTCCTAAAGACAATAACTCCTGAAACATTCCTGCCTACCTCTTCTTCTTCCCGATTGCTTACAGGCAATTTTACCGATTATCAAGAACTGGAACAACAACTGGCAGCCATGTTCGGAACAGAAAGCGCACTTATATTCAATAGTGGTTATCATGCCAATACAGGGATTCTTCCTGCCGTCAGCAATGCTCAGACATTAATTCTTGCAGACAAACTGGTACACGCCAGTTTGATAGACGGAATCAGGTTGTCATCTGCGAAATGTATCCGGTATCGCCATAATGACTTATCCCAGTTACAGCGATTGATTTCCGAGAATCACAATGCGTATGAGCAAATCATTATTGTCACCGAAAGTATCTTCAGCATGGACGGTGATGAAGCCGACCTTCATGCCCTTGTCCAATTAAAAAAAAGTTATTCCAATATTCTTCTTTACGTGGACGAAGCCCATGCTTTCGGTGTACGGGGAGACAACGGATTAGGATGTGCTGAAGAACAAAATTGCATCAACGATATAGACTTTCTGGTAGGAACATTCGGGAAAGCAATAGCCTCAGCAGGAGCTTACATTGCCTGCCGACAAGTTATCCGGGAATATCTAATCAACAAGATGCGCACGTTTATATTCACAACAGCCCTTCCACCCATAAATATTCAATGGACCTCGTGGATACTAGAACAACTACCCTCTCTCCAAGAGAAAAGGACACATTTGTTACGGATCAGCAACAAACTAAAGACTGCACTTGTCGACAAAGGATATAACTGTCCTTCGGTAAGCCATATTGTCCCTATGATTGTAGGGGCAAGTGAAAACACTATATGTAAAGCAGAAGAAATCCAACGCAAAGGATTCTATGCATTGCCGGTACGTCCGCCTACGGTTCCTGAAGGGACTTCACGCATCCGCTTCTCATTAACAGCGGACATCACCGAACACGAAATCGACCAACTTATAAAATTGATAAACGGATGA
- a CDS encoding DUF452 family protein translates to MKQHFIIKNNQKHLLLFFAGWGMDETPFLQIRPTNKDWLICYDYRSLEFDAIILQEYSEITLIAWSMGVWAASQIMKQYPSLPLSQSIAINGTPYPIHETKGITPAIFEGTLQGLNEQSLQKFQRRMCGSTAGYKTFQTVAPQRSIEELKEELAAIQKQYLSLPPSDFAWQKAIIGKNDHIFLPDSQWLAWRNKVDSLEYTEAAHYQQELFDNVIMHIN, encoded by the coding sequence ATGAAACAGCATTTTATCATAAAAAATAATCAAAAGCATCTATTGCTTTTCTTCGCAGGTTGGGGAATGGATGAAACTCCATTTTTGCAAATCCGCCCGACCAATAAGGATTGGCTGATTTGTTATGATTATCGTTCATTAGAGTTCGATGCCATCATCTTGCAAGAGTATTCCGAAATTACCCTCATTGCCTGGTCCATGGGAGTATGGGCAGCTTCTCAGATAATGAAACAATATCCATCCCTGCCCCTCTCCCAAAGTATCGCTATCAATGGCACCCCTTATCCTATACATGAAACGAAAGGGATCACTCCTGCCATTTTCGAAGGGACATTGCAAGGTTTGAACGAACAATCCTTGCAAAAGTTTCAAAGACGGATGTGTGGTTCAACAGCCGGTTACAAAACTTTTCAGACAGTAGCTCCCCAACGTTCCATTGAAGAACTCAAGGAAGAACTTGCTGCCATACAAAAGCAATACTTATCATTACCACCTTCGGACTTTGCATGGCAAAAAGCCATCATAGGAAAGAACGACCATATCTTCCTGCCGGATAGCCAATGGCTGGCATGGAGAAACAAAGTGGATTCTCTTGAGTATACAGAAGCCGCCCACTATCAACAAGAACTTTTTGATAACGTAATCATGCATATCAACTAA
- the bioC gene encoding malonyl-ACP O-methyltransferase BioC, whose amino-acid sequence MDKQLISKRFSKAIATYPQEANVQRQIADKMIHLLTKHISFPCSKVIEFGCGTGIYSRMLLQALRPEELFLNDLCPEMKYCCEDILRKEQVSFLPGDAEIVPFPTGSTLITSCSALQWFESPENFFKRCNALLNKQGYFAFSTFGKENMKEIRELTGSGLPYRSREELVTALSTHFDILHSEEELISLSFDNPIKVLYHLKQTGVTGVTGTSSQQLRTRRDLQLFSERYTQEFTQGTSVSLTYHPIYIIAKKKKV is encoded by the coding sequence ATGGATAAACAACTAATTTCAAAACGTTTCTCTAAAGCCATTGCTACCTATCCACAGGAAGCAAACGTACAGCGGCAGATTGCAGATAAAATGATTCACCTGCTTACAAAACATATATCCTTCCCCTGTTCTAAAGTAATTGAGTTCGGATGCGGTACGGGCATTTATTCCCGTATGCTGCTCCAGGCTCTACGACCGGAAGAATTATTCCTGAACGACCTTTGCCCGGAGATGAAATACTGCTGTGAGGATATACTAAGAAAAGAGCAAGTATCCTTTCTTCCGGGAGATGCAGAAATCGTTCCTTTCCCTACTGGAAGCACATTGATAACTTCCTGTTCCGCGTTGCAATGGTTCGAATCTCCCGAAAACTTTTTCAAAAGATGCAATGCTTTGCTCAATAAACAAGGCTATTTCGCTTTCAGCACTTTCGGGAAAGAGAATATGAAAGAGATACGAGAGCTAACAGGAAGCGGACTCCCTTATCGTTCACGGGAAGAACTTGTAACAGCCCTGTCAACTCACTTTGACATACTCCATTCGGAAGAAGAACTTATTTCTCTTTCGTTTGATAATCCCATAAAAGTACTTTATCATTTGAAGCAGACAGGAGTAACAGGAGTAACCGGCACATCTTCCCAACAACTGCGGACACGCCGTGACTTGCAGTTATTCAGTGAACGTTACACACAAGAATTTACTCAGGGCACTTCAGTATCCCTGACTTACCACCCCATTTATATTATCGCAAAAAAGAAAAAAGTATGA
- the bioD gene encoding dethiobiotin synthase, with translation MKQNVYFVSGIDTDAGKSYATGFLAREWNKNGQRTITQKFIQTGNVGHSEDIDLHRHIMGIPFTEEDKEGLTMPEIFSYPASPHLASQLDNRPIDFGKIKRATEELSERYDYVLLEGAGGLMVPLTTELLTIDYIAQENYPLIFVTSGKLGSINHTLLSLEAIQKRDIVLDTVLYNMYPTPKDKTIQNDTMNFIQNWLKKYFPNTKFILIPEIKDL, from the coding sequence ATGAAACAGAATGTATATTTCGTAAGCGGCATCGACACCGATGCCGGTAAGAGCTACGCCACCGGATTTCTAGCTCGTGAATGGAACAAGAACGGACAACGTACCATCACTCAAAAATTCATCCAGACAGGAAACGTCGGTCATTCCGAGGATATTGACTTGCATCGTCATATTATGGGAATCCCCTTTACAGAAGAAGACAAGGAAGGACTCACTATGCCGGAAATATTCTCCTATCCTGCCTCTCCACACCTCGCTTCCCAACTGGATAACCGTCCCATTGACTTCGGTAAAATCAAACGTGCTACGGAAGAATTGAGTGAACGATATGATTATGTCCTACTCGAAGGCGCAGGCGGTTTAATGGTTCCATTAACTACAGAACTTCTGACAATAGACTACATTGCCCAAGAGAATTATCCTCTTATTTTTGTTACTTCCGGGAAATTGGGAAGCATCAATCACACCCTTTTAAGCCTTGAGGCCATACAAAAGCGTGATATTGTACTGGATACGGTACTTTACAATATGTATCCCACCCCAAAAGATAAAACGATTCAGAATGATACGATGAACTTCATTCAAAACTGGTTGAAGAAGTATTTTCCGAACACGAAGTTTATATTGATTCCGGAAATAAAAGACTTATGA
- a CDS encoding biotin/lipoyl-containing protein has translation MGTTLATYYAKLQDMPDSEYKVEILEDGPIKKIAVNGKVYEVDYNMGGDSIHSIIIDHHSHGVQISPSSNNSYTIMNKGELYQIELQGEMEKIHNARSGAEAVGRQVVQAPMPGVILKTYVKKGDSVKRGDPLCVLVAMKMENEIRAVTDGVVKEVFIEDNMKVGLNDRIMVIE, from the coding sequence ATGGGTACAACACTGGCTACATATTATGCCAAACTTCAGGATATGCCGGATAGTGAATATAAGGTGGAAATTCTGGAAGATGGGCCAATCAAGAAGATTGCAGTCAATGGCAAGGTATATGAGGTCGATTACAATATGGGGGGTGACTCTATCCATTCAATCATCATCGACCATCATTCACATGGAGTACAGATTTCTCCTTCTTCCAATAATTCATATACTATAATGAATAAGGGGGAGCTTTATCAGATTGAGTTGCAGGGAGAAATGGAAAAGATACACAATGCCCGTAGCGGGGCGGAAGCTGTGGGACGTCAGGTGGTTCAGGCTCCTATGCCGGGAGTGATCCTGAAAACATACGTAAAGAAGGGTGATAGCGTGAAACGCGGCGATCCGCTCTGTGTGTTGGTAGCCATGAAAATGGAAAATGAGATTCGTGCGGTGACCGACGGCGTTGTGAAAGAAGTGTTCATAGAAGATAATATGAAGGTTGGGCTGAATGACCGCATCATGGTAATCGAATAA